The following are from one region of the Arcobacter defluvii genome:
- a CDS encoding glycine zipper 2TM domain-containing protein gives MKKILSILLISSSLVFADNNSIGLDTVVGATLGVAIGNQIGKGSGKDVARVAGGLLGATIANNSRDSRNYSNYNNTPYNNGYERTTTYIRDDYYDDYYDRRPPTEVVVIYDSFPRPYYYPGFYPPRHHHRNFHDFHHGYRR, from the coding sequence ATGAAAAAAATTTTATCAATACTTTTAATTTCAAGTTCTTTAGTATTTGCAGATAATAACTCAATTGGTTTAGATACAGTAGTTGGAGCAACATTAGGTGTTGCTATTGGGAATCAAATAGGAAAAGGTAGTGGCAAAGATGTTGCAAGAGTAGCTGGTGGTTTATTAGGTGCAACAATTGCAAATAATTCACGAGATTCAAGAAATTATTCAAATTATAATAATACGCCTTATAATAATGGCTATGAACGAACTACAACATATATAAGGGATGATTATTACGATGACTATTATGATAGAAGACCACCTACAGAAGTAGTTGTAATTTATGATAGTTTCCCAAGACCTTATTACTATCCTGGATTTTATCCTCCTAGACACCATCATAGAAATTTCCATGATTTTCATCATGGATATAGAAGATAA
- a CDS encoding DUF1104 domain-containing protein: MKKVVLIIFLLFSSLIAKEDYSEMSTQELIEIIGYVKDENKLSFLKELNSRIPKMSEYERTQYEKRLNETLEEKQLENEK, encoded by the coding sequence ATGAAAAAAGTTGTATTAATAATTTTTTTATTATTTAGTTCTTTGATTGCCAAAGAAGATTATTCTGAAATGAGCACACAAGAATTAATTGAAATAATTGGTTATGTAAAAGATGAGAATAAACTATCTTTTTTAAAGGAATTAAATTCTAGAATTCCAAAAATGAGTGAATATGAAAGAACTCAATATGAAAAAAGATTAAATGAAACATTAGAAGAAAAGCAACTTGAAAATGAAAAGTAA
- a CDS encoding response regulator transcription factor has product MKSKILLLEDDLNLSETVSDYFEEQGFDVICVYDGDEAISSIYEHNFDLLLLDVNVPNKSGFDVLKEVRNQNKNTPAIFITSLNSMDSLEEGFSCGCDDYIRKPFELKELLIRVQTILKREFSNKNELINITEKITFNSISNELRDNGVEVKLNLKELKLLKLFLQHPNELLVHDRIYDYVWDYDEEYSDNSLRTYIKNLRKILGKDKIVSLKKLGYRFNQE; this is encoded by the coding sequence ATGAAAAGTAAAATATTATTATTAGAAGATGATTTAAATCTGAGTGAAACGGTATCAGATTATTTCGAAGAACAAGGTTTTGATGTAATTTGTGTTTATGATGGAGATGAAGCAATTTCTTCTATTTATGAACATAATTTTGATTTATTATTACTTGATGTAAATGTTCCAAATAAAAGTGGTTTTGATGTCTTAAAAGAAGTTCGAAATCAAAACAAAAATACTCCAGCTATTTTTATTACTTCTTTAAATTCTATGGATTCTTTAGAAGAAGGATTTTCTTGTGGTTGTGATGATTATATTAGAAAACCATTCGAGTTAAAAGAACTTTTAATTCGTGTTCAGACAATATTAAAAAGAGAATTTTCTAATAAAAATGAATTAATAAATATTACAGAAAAAATCACATTTAATTCTATATCTAATGAATTAAGAGACAATGGAGTTGAAGTAAAATTAAATTTAAAAGAGTTAAAACTTTTAAAACTTTTTTTACAGCATCCAAATGAACTTTTAGTTCATGATAGAATTTATGATTATGTTTGGGATTATGATGAAGAGTATAGTGATAACTCTTTACGAACTTATATTAAAAATCTTAGAAAGATTTTAGGAAAAGATAAAATTGTTAGTCTTAAAAAACTCGGGTATAGATTTAACCAAGAGTGA
- a CDS encoding winged helix-turn-helix domain-containing protein — protein MKELKYFNICYHSNILDNKFSEYLSSYSNNSFNYDNHEELIDLINTKDIHVVITKYNFELLKQVRVLDKQIQIIAILDQLNDTHLLQSLELTQIKFIHNLNCINDFIDTLKICIKNLDSKTSNIQTLKNDFVYDTYNKILFKKNVLIPLTKKEILFFDFIFKNSNIALSYDKINNEIWNGSMTQDALRSLIKEIRKKTYKELIKNVSGVGYRIDI, from the coding sequence ATGAAAGAATTAAAATATTTTAACATTTGTTACCATTCAAATATTCTTGATAATAAATTTAGTGAATATCTATCTTCTTATTCTAACAACTCTTTTAATTATGATAATCATGAAGAATTAATAGATTTAATAAATACTAAGGATATTCATGTAGTTATTACAAAATATAATTTTGAATTATTAAAACAAGTCAGAGTTTTAGATAAACAAATACAAATAATTGCAATTTTAGACCAATTAAATGATACTCATTTATTACAAAGTCTTGAATTAACTCAAATAAAATTTATCCATAATTTAAATTGTATAAATGATTTTATTGATACATTAAAAATTTGTATAAAAAATTTAGATTCAAAAACTTCAAATATACAAACACTAAAAAATGATTTTGTGTATGATACATATAATAAAATTTTATTTAAAAAGAATGTTTTAATTCCCCTAACAAAAAAGGAAATTTTATTTTTTGATTTTATTTTTAAAAATAGCAATATAGCTTTAAGTTACGATAAGATAAATAATGAAATTTGGAATGGTTCTATGACTCAGGATGCATTAAGATCTTTAATTAAAGAAATAAGAAAAAAAACTTATAAAGAATTAATAAAAAATGTCTCAGGTGTAGGATATAGGATAGATATATAA
- a CDS encoding flagellin, whose protein sequence is MQINSNSVLNQNVYLNANQALTRIATGVELNQSSDNASSLSIANSLLTQSNGYAQAIENTNSAIAATQIASGATNEQSNILNNVKEKLLQASTDTTSQEGRDAILKDIQKQLEQFDKIASNTNYNGTTLLQNSQTDTSSSQTLQYQTGLVGQDIIESGGVQSNTQGLGLTNLVNQSPTTFDSNTAKSFLETVDNAISNLNDIRGNIGSVQNQLESSNRNLLTQQTSTLSAASLFDTNYAKESSNFSKQNILAQIGAFGQAQSNNINQQTVLRLLS, encoded by the coding sequence ATGCAAATAAATTCAAACTCTGTCTTAAATCAAAATGTTTATTTAAATGCAAATCAAGCACTTACAAGAATAGCAACTGGTGTTGAACTAAATCAATCAAGTGATAATGCTTCTAGTTTGTCAATTGCAAACAGTTTATTAACACAATCAAATGGTTATGCGCAGGCTATTGAAAATACAAATTCAGCAATTGCAGCAACTCAAATAGCTTCAGGTGCAACAAATGAACAATCAAATATTTTAAATAATGTAAAAGAAAAACTTCTCCAAGCTTCAACTGATACAACAAGCCAAGAAGGTAGAGATGCAATATTAAAAGATATACAAAAACAACTAGAACAATTTGATAAAATTGCAAGTAATACAAACTATAATGGAACAACATTACTTCAAAATAGTCAAACAGATACATCTTCTTCTCAAACTTTGCAGTATCAAACTGGATTAGTTGGTCAAGATATTATTGAATCAGGTGGAGTACAATCGAACACACAAGGATTAGGACTTACAAATTTAGTAAATCAAAGTCCAACTACTTTTGACTCAAATACAGCAAAAAGTTTTTTAGAAACTGTAGATAATGCAATAAGTAATTTAAATGATATTAGAGGAAATATAGGTTCTGTTCAAAATCAATTAGAAAGTTCAAATAGAAATCTTCTAACTCAACAAACAAGCACTTTGAGTGCTGCTTCACTTTTTGATACAAATTATGCAAAAGAATCTTCAAACTTTTCAAAACAAAATATATTAGCTCAAATTGGTGCTTTTGGACAAGCCCAATCAAATAATATAAATCAGCAAACTGTTTTAAGACTTCTTTCATAA
- a CDS encoding sensor histidine kinase, with translation MLVLKNSGIDLTKSETRTILGFSFLYSFLVLVILSVVTFLYYQFQKDLMLQEKRQLLQNYSNNLIFRLKDLHINIDKNNIYPRDEKFESAIFDSDKKKIFSTLKSEEVSLDDVIYLSGHQIHFIKEPESYYLGSKYVIIEIPDDNIWFENIKYKMIIAFLGAFLFMILIGYFISKLFLKPMRDALHLLDRFIKDTTHELNTPVTAIITNIEMINKDLLDEKLAKKINRIEIGAKTISNIYEDLTFVTLNNQIISNNEEINLSNILKQRIDFFSSIATMKKIRFDIYIKEDVMIFCDIKKISKLIDNLLSNAIKYNKISGFIKVVLSKNSLSIEDSGKGISKENLDKLFERYSRFDKSVGGFGIGLNIVSLIAKEYDFKIEVTSEIDVGTKVKIRW, from the coding sequence TTGTTAGTCTTAAAAAACTCGGGTATAGATTTAACCAAGAGTGAAACTAGAACTATTCTAGGTTTCTCTTTTTTATACTCTTTTCTTGTATTGGTAATTTTAAGTGTTGTTACATTTTTATATTATCAATTCCAAAAAGATTTGATGTTACAAGAAAAGAGACAACTTTTACAAAATTATTCAAATAATCTAATCTTTAGATTAAAAGATTTACATATTAATATTGATAAAAATAATATTTATCCACGAGATGAAAAGTTTGAATCGGCAATTTTTGATAGTGATAAAAAGAAAATCTTTTCTACTTTAAAATCAGAAGAAGTAAGTTTGGATGATGTCATTTATTTAAGCGGTCATCAAATTCATTTTATAAAAGAACCTGAATCTTACTATCTAGGTTCAAAATATGTAATTATAGAAATTCCTGATGATAATATCTGGTTTGAAAATATAAAATATAAGATGATTATAGCCTTTTTAGGGGCTTTTTTATTTATGATACTTATTGGATACTTTATATCAAAACTTTTTTTAAAACCAATGCGAGATGCTTTACATTTGCTTGATAGATTTATAAAAGATACAACTCATGAGTTAAATACTCCTGTTACTGCAATTATTACAAATATTGAAATGATAAATAAAGATTTGTTAGATGAAAAACTTGCAAAAAAAATAAATAGAATAGAAATTGGAGCAAAAACTATTTCAAATATCTATGAAGATTTAACTTTTGTAACTTTAAATAATCAAATAATATCTAATAATGAAGAGATTAATTTATCAAATATTCTAAAACAAAGAATAGACTTTTTCTCAAGTATCGCAACAATGAAAAAAATAAGATTTGATATATACATAAAAGAAGATGTTATGATTTTTTGTGATATTAAAAAAATTTCAAAATTAATAGATAATTTACTTTCTAATGCAATAAAATATAATAAAATCTCAGGTTTTATAAAAGTAGTATTGAGTAAAAATAGCCTAAGTATTGAAGATAGTGGAAAAGGAATAAGTAAAGAAAATCTTGACAAATTATTTGAAAGATATTCTAGATTTGATAAAAGTGTAGGTGGTTTTGGTATTGGTTTGAATATTGTTTCTTTGATTGCAAAAGAGTATGATTTTAAGATTGAAGTTACTTCAGAAATTGATGTTGGTACAAAGGTAAAGATTAGATGGTAA